In Deltaproteobacteria bacterium, one genomic interval encodes:
- a CDS encoding amidotransferase has translation MHVHVLQHVAFEGIGSMAGWLAARQAHVTATRFFESPVLPGLSGLD, from the coding sequence ATGCACGTCCACGTCTTGCAACATGTCGCGTTTGAAGGAATCGGCAGCATGGCCGGGTGGCTTGCCGCCCGCCAGGCCCATGTCACCGCGACCCGCTTTTTCGAGTCACCCGTTCTGCCCGGTCTGTCCGGGCTTGATC